In one window of Henckelia pumila isolate YLH828 chromosome 1, ASM3356847v2, whole genome shotgun sequence DNA:
- the LOC140875299 gene encoding uncharacterized protein isoform X2 produces MEPENPPAPPSARFERCLPCPCNGGSCRLVTSTQKYLGCLRQYFKCPRQQLKCEFFKWADSVEPHEFINVPYCGGCKAGVCRFTKGQGSCGFKVWQDELHENATLFTGRDNDTGPVIADMVVDFNLISDEEPDDEPVDEPYLNETSINMKSPCPDVKSGKMEQWNCHEDISDELLRTPSKESIAGDNRSFSPLLHPISESKEEYSVNEGYSPSQFTPEFNSELSCSRATEVGVDAPSCAELFPETTTNNIMTEAISKSFALAAEHLQKGLITRLEVMDFKEHEAMTHASEATFAALNRLFHNYQPFKERVNELIHSAVSLAEVEKSIPDEDTYQCLMDHCHRERLKLGEMDKAHAKVVGTVDKHGKRLIALQKELSSMKEWISRAEAEIMCCKAEMGNMENQVVEISNQKQILKEYILTASKEWEDRLKLRERKDVEKSVAKAAFDRARALLRR; encoded by the exons ATGGAACCGGAGAACCCACCAGCTCCGCCGTCTGCACGCTTTGAACGGTGCCTTCCATGCCCCTGCAACGGCGGAAGCTGCCGCCTCGTAACCTCCACCCAGAAATATCTGGGCTGCCTAAGGCAGTACTTCAAATGCCCTCGGCAGCAATTG aaatgTGAATTCTTTAAGTGGGCCGATTCGGTAGAGCCGCATGAGTTCATTAACGTGCCGTACTGTGGCGGCTGTAAGGCCGGCGTTTGCCGCTTCACTAAG GGACAAGGGTCTTGTGGATTTAAAGTTTGGCAGGACGAGCTTCACGAAAATGCAACTTTATTTACCGGCCGTGACAACGACACTGGCCCTGTAATTGCTGATATGGTTGTGGATTTCAACCTGATAAGTGACGAGGAGCCAGACGATGAGCCAGTTGATGAGCCATATTTGAATGAAACTTCAATAAATATGAAATCCCCTTGTCCTGATGTGAAATCTGGGAAGATGGAGCAATGGAATTGTCACGAAGACATATCGGATGAACTGTTGAGGACACCCTCCAAAGAATCTATAGCTGGAGACAATAGAA GCTTCTCCCCTCTGTTACATCCCATTTCCGAGTCGAAGGAAGAATATTCAGTAAACGAGGGTTACAGCCCTTCCCAATTCACTCCAGAATTCAATTCTGAGCTCTCATGCTCTAGAGCTACCGAAGTTGGTGTTGATGCACCGTCATGTGCTGAACTTTTCCCTGAAACCACAACCAATAACATTATGACAGAAGCAATCTCAAAGTCATTCGCGCTGGCAGCTGAGCACCTCCAGAAGGGCCTCATAACTCGTCTGGAGGTGATGGATTTCAAAGAGCATGAAGCCATGACGCATGCATCAGAAGCCACTTTTGCTGCTCTAAATCGCCTGTTCCACAATTACCAACCTTTCAAGGAACGTGTGAACGAACTTATACATTCTGCAGTTTCATTAGCTGAGGTCGAAAAATCCATTCCCGACGAAGATACTTACCAATGTTTAATGGATCATTGTCATCGCGAAAGACTAAAGCTAGGTGAGATGGATAAAGCACATGCTAAAGTTGTGGGTACTGTTGATAAACATGGGAAGCGTTTGATAGCTCTGCAGAAGGAACTTTCTTCAATGAAGGAGTGGATTTCCCGGGCTGAGGCCGAAATAATGTGTTGCAAGGCGGAGATGGGGAATATGGAGAATCAGGTGGTAGAAATATCTAACCAGAAACAGATTTTGAAGGAATACATTCTGACTGCATCTAAGGAATGGGAGGATCGTTTGAAACTCCGGGAACGAAAAGATGTTGAGAAAAGTGTTGCTAAGGCCGCATTCGACAGGGCAAGAGCCTTGCTTCGAAGATGA
- the LOC140876703 gene encoding UDP-glucose 4-epimerase GEPI48-like: MYIFTVSDLSSVLSRLLSLVCQYRIKFLDLILPPSRKMPSSILVTGGAGYIGSHTVLQLLLGGYKAVVVDNLDNSSEIAIKRVKELAAERGSNLTFHKIDLRDKPALEKLFASEKFEAVIHFAGLKAVGESVQKPLLYYDNNLIGTIVLLEVMAAHGCKKLVFSSSATVYGWPKEVPCTEEFPIGATNPYGRTKLFIEEICRDIYQSDSSWKIILLRYFNPVGAHPTGYIGEDPRGIPNNLMPFVQQVAVGRRPALTVFGTDYGTKDGTGVRDYIHVVDLADGHISAVNKLSDPSVGCEVYNLGTGKGTSVLEMVAAFEKASGKKIPLVMAERRPGDAEVVYAETDKAERELNWKAKFGIDEMCRDQWNWASKNPYGYEASK; encoded by the exons ATGTATATATTCACTGTCTCTGATCTAAGCTCAGTCTTGTCCAGACTCCTCAGTCTTGTGTGCCAATATCGCAttaaattcttggatttgaTACTTCCACCCTCAAGAAAGATGCCGTCCAGTATATTAGTCACAGGGGGTGCCGGATATATCGGAAGTCACACTGTGTTGCAGTTGCTGTTGGGTGGATACAAGGCCGTAGTGGTGGACAATCTGGACAATTCTTCCGAAATTGCCATCAAGAGAGTCAAAGAACTCGCCGCTGAACGTGGCTCCAATCTCACTTTTCACAAG ATAGATCTTCGGGATAAGCCAGCACTTGAGAAGCTATTTGCTTCTGAAAA GTTTGAGGCCGTTATTCACTTTGCCGGATTAAAAGCTGTTGGAGAAAGTGTGCAGAAACCCTTGCTGTACTATGACAATAACCTTATTGGTACCATTGTTCTACTAGAAGTTATGGCTGCACATGGATGTAAAAAA CTTGTATTTTCATCATCAGCCACTGTGTATGGTTGGCCCAAAGAGGTGCCATGCACAGAAGAGTTCCCCATTGGCGCTACAAATCCTTATGGACGGACGAAG CTTTTCATCGAAGAGATATGCCGTGACATTTACCAATCTGACTCATCATGGAAAATCATATTGCTGAGGTACTTCAACCCAGTTGGTGCACATCCCACCGGCTATATTGGTGAAGACCCTCGCGGGATCCCAAACAACCTTATGCCTTTCGTGCAACAAGTAGCCGTTGGAAGGCGACCTGCACTGACAGTTTTTGGAACTGACTATGGAACAAAGGATGGAACAGGG GTACGCGATTACATTCATGTTGTGGATTTAGCGGATGGCCATATTTCTGCCGTGAACAAGCTCTCTGACCCTTCTGTAG GTTGCGAGGTGTATAATCTGGGGACTGGGAAGGGTACATCTGTGCTGGAAATGGTAGCAGCTTTTGAGAAAGCATCTGGGAAG AAAATTCCTTTGGTAATGGCTGAACGACGTCCTGGTGATGCTGAGGTCGTGTATGCTGAAACTGACAAAGCTGAACGCGAATTGAACTGGAA GGCAAAGTTTGGCATCGATGAGATGTGCCGGGATCAATGGAACTGGGCTAGCAAAAACCCTTATGGCTACGAGGCTTCAAAATGA
- the LOC140871831 gene encoding uncharacterized protein, which yields MGKSGLPHEPPSGDDDGGGGANFASSCVVAAIVVIFLAVAAFTVYFTIFRPKHPTLTVNAVLVPAFSAANSTANLTFSQYVTVHNPNRAVFTHYGGSVQLLYAGNQVGYLFIPAGEIEAGGTQYMAATFAIKSIPLSVHEPPESMVPSAADGLNGFGSGFGSRMEVETRTEVAGRVRVLHLFTHHVEARGECRVAIAATDGSVLGFHC from the coding sequence ATGGGCAAGTCTGGTCTTCCCCACGAGCCACCGAGCGGCGATGATGACGGCGGCGGCGGCGCTAACTTTGCTTCCTCATGTGTAGTCGCCGCCATTGTTGTTATTTTCCTAGCCGTCGCCGCATTCACCGTCTACTTCACAATTTTCAGGCCCAAACACCCAACACTCACAGTCAATGCCGTCCTAGTCCCCGCCTTCTCCGCCGCCAACTCCACCGCCAACCTCACTTTCTCCCAATACGTCACCGTTCACAACCCCAACCGCGCCGTCTTCACCCACTACGGCGGTTCGGTGCAGCTCCTATACGCCGGAAATCAGGTGGGTTACCTTTTCATACCCGCCGGGGAGATCGAAGCAGGCGGGACTCAGTACATGGCCGCCACCTTTGCCATCAAGTCCATCCCACTTTCTGTTCATGAGCCGCCAGAAAGCATGGTACCCTCTGCGGCGGACGGCCTTAACGGGTTCGGGTCTGGGTTCGGGTCGAGGATGGAAGTAGAAACAAGAACTGAGGTGGCGGGTAGGGTACGGGTTCTGCACTTGTTCACGCACCATGTGGAAGCCAGAGGCGAGTGTAGGGTAGCCATTGCTGCTACTGATGGATCTGTCTTAGGTTTCCACTGTTAA
- the LOC140893624 gene encoding uncharacterized protein, with the protein MTLQLCCCFSPSLPLPASYPPKHHHCCFLFPTKNSHPTSFPSFHLSKNLVAAATNPVSSSEGGKLVSELLDDELLGRVSAAKDAAEVLALIAEESQKNGGVVSASDCHLILSAALDRGNAELALSVFSSMRSSFGSGARRGENATSVERWRWSRPDVITYALLVKGLAALLRVSDAIRIIDCVCRVGVLPGEEVPFGMVVRCPTCMIAAAVAQPQHGIQIVSCSKCRYQYELVSGNILTIESEEISMDVPAWKRGLQFLQILKQNIPAAVHSIVVETPSGLARTHRFATETVDLPAQEGERVTIALASPLSVYREFGPLKLSSRVPKFYPEEPMCLKNHRDGRESQLLRAPQKDSGPSIFNPSILFPVLAVLATGDAASGIIDPSLPQLISFAAISSLAIGATFSGLVLPQLNKLPQRSVEITAIRQQLLSQYDLLQSRIRELKQAVENEVWMLARMCQLENKIYAVGEPSYRARRSKVKRVREGLESSLKNRIELIESYARISSMIEIEVELDSDVLAAEAVGNVENVADQIKQIMEIENLEEKWRIQVEANDEAEKLLTSEPVSSEQGLDL; encoded by the exons ATGACTCTTCAGCTGTGCTGCTGCTTCTCCCCGTCACTCCCTCTTCCCGCTTCCTACCCACCAAAACACCACCACTGTTGCTTTCTTTTTCCCACAAAGAACAGCCATCCCACCTCGTTTCCAAGTTTCCATCTTTCTAAGAATCTTGTTGCGGCAGCTACGAATCCGGTGTCGTCATCTGAGGGAGGAAAGTTGGTTTCTGAACTGTTGGATGATGAGTTGTTGGGCCGGGTTTCTGCCGCCAAGGATGCGGCTGAGGTGCTGGCTTTGATTGCGGAAGAGAGTCAGAAGAATGGGGGTGTTGTGAGTGCTTCTGACTGTCATTTGATTCTTTCTGCTGCGCTTGATCGTGGCAATGCTGAGTTGGCTCTCTCTGTTTTTTCCTCCATGCGCTCGAGCTTTGGCTCTG GTGCAAGACGGGGTGAAAATGCTACATCAGTTGAAAGATGGAGGTGGTCAAGGCCAGATGTAATTACTTATGCATTACTAGTCAAGGGTCTCGCAGCATTATTAAGGGTCTCAGATGCCATAAGGATAATTGACTGTGTTTGCCGAGTTGGGGTGTTACCCGGTGAAGAG GTTCCTTTTGGAATGGTGGTTCGATGCCCAACTTGTATGATTGCTGCTGCTGTTGCTCAACCACAGCATGGTATTCAG ATTGTGTCTTGTTCAAAGTGCCGCTACCAGTATGAACTAGTTTCAGGAAACATCCTCACCATTGAATCAGAAGAAATCAG CATGGATGTTCCTGCATGGAAACGTGGGCTACAGTTCTTGCAGATACTAAAGCAGAACATTCCAGCTGCTGTTCATTCCATTGTG GTGGAAACTCCATCTGGATTGGCTAGAACTCACAGGTTTGCCACTGAAACAGTTGATTTACCGGCTCAGGAAGGTGAAAGAGTGACAATTGCCCTAGCGTCTCCATTGAGTGTTTACCGAGAATTTGGCCCATTGAAATTGAGTTCAAGAGTGCCCAAATTCTACCCTGAGGAGCCGATGTGCCTGAAAAATCACAGGGATGGCCGAGAATCTCAACTGTTGAGAGCCCCACAAAAAGATTCGGGCCCATCCATATTTAATCCCTCTATATTATTTCCTGTTCTTGCGGTGCTGGCCACAGGAGATGCTGCCTCTGGAATAATAGATCCTAGCTTGCCGCAGTTGATATCGTTTGCCGCAATTTCTTCACTTGCAATCGGAGCAACTTTTAGTGGTTTGGTTCTTCCACAACTTAACAAG CTACCTCAAAGATCAGTTGAGATAACGGCCATTAGACAACAACTTCTGTCTCAGTATGATTTACTTCAGTCTCGGATAAGAGAGTTGAAGCAAGCTGTGGAAAATGAG GTTTGGATGCTCGCTCGCATGTGCCAGTTAGAGAACAAAATTTATGCTGTTGGAGAACCTTCTTATCG CGCTAGGAGAAGTAAAGTTAAAAGGGTACGCGAAGGATTGGAAAGTTCTCTCAAGAATCGAATTGAGCTGATTGAAAGCTATGCTAGA ATTTCTTCAATGATAGAAATTGAAGTAGAACTGGATTCTGATGTTCTTGCTGCCGAAGCCGTCGGCAATGTG GAAAATGTCGCCGATCAGATTAAGCAAATTATGGAAATTGAGAATCTTGAAGAG AAATGGAGAATCCAAGTTGAGGCAAATGATGAAGCTGAAAAGCTTCTTACTTCCGAACCTGTTTCTTCAGAACAGGGTTTGGACCTATAG
- the LOC140875299 gene encoding uncharacterized protein isoform X1: MEPENPPAPPSARFERCLPCPCNGGSCRLVTSTQKYLGCLRQYFKCPRQQLKCEFFKWADSVEPHEFINVPYCGGCKAGVCRFTKVRVGPNAGRILFTCRVKEGQGSCGFKVWQDELHENATLFTGRDNDTGPVIADMVVDFNLISDEEPDDEPVDEPYLNETSINMKSPCPDVKSGKMEQWNCHEDISDELLRTPSKESIAGDNRSFSPLLHPISESKEEYSVNEGYSPSQFTPEFNSELSCSRATEVGVDAPSCAELFPETTTNNIMTEAISKSFALAAEHLQKGLITRLEVMDFKEHEAMTHASEATFAALNRLFHNYQPFKERVNELIHSAVSLAEVEKSIPDEDTYQCLMDHCHRERLKLGEMDKAHAKVVGTVDKHGKRLIALQKELSSMKEWISRAEAEIMCCKAEMGNMENQVVEISNQKQILKEYILTASKEWEDRLKLRERKDVEKSVAKAAFDRARALLRR, encoded by the exons ATGGAACCGGAGAACCCACCAGCTCCGCCGTCTGCACGCTTTGAACGGTGCCTTCCATGCCCCTGCAACGGCGGAAGCTGCCGCCTCGTAACCTCCACCCAGAAATATCTGGGCTGCCTAAGGCAGTACTTCAAATGCCCTCGGCAGCAATTG aaatgTGAATTCTTTAAGTGGGCCGATTCGGTAGAGCCGCATGAGTTCATTAACGTGCCGTACTGTGGCGGCTGTAAGGCCGGCGTTTGCCGCTTCACTAAGGTGAGGGTTGGACCTAATGCCGGCCGAATTTTGTTCACGTGCAGAGTAAAGGAG GGACAAGGGTCTTGTGGATTTAAAGTTTGGCAGGACGAGCTTCACGAAAATGCAACTTTATTTACCGGCCGTGACAACGACACTGGCCCTGTAATTGCTGATATGGTTGTGGATTTCAACCTGATAAGTGACGAGGAGCCAGACGATGAGCCAGTTGATGAGCCATATTTGAATGAAACTTCAATAAATATGAAATCCCCTTGTCCTGATGTGAAATCTGGGAAGATGGAGCAATGGAATTGTCACGAAGACATATCGGATGAACTGTTGAGGACACCCTCCAAAGAATCTATAGCTGGAGACAATAGAA GCTTCTCCCCTCTGTTACATCCCATTTCCGAGTCGAAGGAAGAATATTCAGTAAACGAGGGTTACAGCCCTTCCCAATTCACTCCAGAATTCAATTCTGAGCTCTCATGCTCTAGAGCTACCGAAGTTGGTGTTGATGCACCGTCATGTGCTGAACTTTTCCCTGAAACCACAACCAATAACATTATGACAGAAGCAATCTCAAAGTCATTCGCGCTGGCAGCTGAGCACCTCCAGAAGGGCCTCATAACTCGTCTGGAGGTGATGGATTTCAAAGAGCATGAAGCCATGACGCATGCATCAGAAGCCACTTTTGCTGCTCTAAATCGCCTGTTCCACAATTACCAACCTTTCAAGGAACGTGTGAACGAACTTATACATTCTGCAGTTTCATTAGCTGAGGTCGAAAAATCCATTCCCGACGAAGATACTTACCAATGTTTAATGGATCATTGTCATCGCGAAAGACTAAAGCTAGGTGAGATGGATAAAGCACATGCTAAAGTTGTGGGTACTGTTGATAAACATGGGAAGCGTTTGATAGCTCTGCAGAAGGAACTTTCTTCAATGAAGGAGTGGATTTCCCGGGCTGAGGCCGAAATAATGTGTTGCAAGGCGGAGATGGGGAATATGGAGAATCAGGTGGTAGAAATATCTAACCAGAAACAGATTTTGAAGGAATACATTCTGACTGCATCTAAGGAATGGGAGGATCGTTTGAAACTCCGGGAACGAAAAGATGTTGAGAAAAGTGTTGCTAAGGCCGCATTCGACAGGGCAAGAGCCTTGCTTCGAAGATGA